One Pseudomonas sp. FP1742 genomic window carries:
- a CDS encoding ArdC family protein, whose amino-acid sequence MRDIYQDVTDKIVTALDQGVAPWIKPWSSSGSAYAGHHQPYPINAITRRPYSGINLPLLWAEARLQGFTQDRWLTFNQAKKAGGHIRKGEHSTLAVLYKPMEREEQTESGQPVLDEHGQPKVAHFGILRTHFLFNIEQTEGLETLNDTLLETDPTGPFLANSAAENLLLRSGANIVHRSADEAFYHPIRDLIQLPTKAQFHDEGGYYATALHELTHWTGHHARLQREGVTSACPFGSPGYAFEELIAEMGAAFLCAYAGIQGELRHEGYIDSWLGLLKADKRAIFRASGHARSASEYVLNLEQQLKQTVMDDSRCMNDGV is encoded by the coding sequence ATGCGCGATATCTACCAAGACGTGACTGACAAGATCGTTACTGCTTTGGACCAAGGCGTTGCCCCCTGGATCAAACCCTGGTCCTCAAGTGGTTCAGCTTACGCCGGTCATCATCAACCCTACCCCATTAACGCCATCACGCGCCGTCCCTACTCCGGGATCAACTTGCCGCTGCTCTGGGCTGAGGCCAGGTTGCAGGGATTCACTCAAGATCGTTGGTTGACCTTCAACCAAGCCAAAAAGGCCGGTGGGCACATCCGTAAGGGTGAACACAGCACTCTGGCGGTGCTCTATAAGCCGATGGAGCGCGAGGAACAGACCGAGTCAGGCCAACCCGTACTTGATGAACATGGTCAGCCCAAGGTCGCTCACTTTGGCATTCTCAGGACGCATTTTCTGTTCAACATCGAGCAAACGGAGGGGCTCGAAACGCTCAATGACACCCTGCTCGAGACAGACCCGACCGGCCCCTTCCTGGCCAACAGCGCTGCGGAAAATCTGCTGTTACGTTCGGGGGCAAACATCGTGCATCGCTCTGCCGACGAAGCCTTTTACCACCCGATCAGGGATCTCATCCAACTGCCGACAAAAGCGCAATTTCACGATGAAGGTGGGTACTACGCCACCGCGCTGCACGAGCTAACGCACTGGACCGGGCATCACGCTCGGTTGCAGCGCGAAGGCGTGACGTCAGCCTGCCCATTCGGCTCGCCAGGCTACGCTTTTGAGGAGTTGATCGCCGAGATGGGCGCTGCGTTTTTATGCGCCTACGCTGGCATACAGGGAGAACTGCGGCACGAGGGCTATATCGATTCCTGGCTCGGCCTGCTCAAGGCTGACAAACGCGCGATCTTTCGCGCCAGTGGTCACGCCCGAAGCGCCTCGGAGTATGTGCTCAACCTGGAGCAGCAACTGAAGCAGACGGTAATGGATGACTCACGATGCATGAACGATGGAGTTTGA
- the mobH gene encoding MobH family relaxase, with translation MLSLFRHKRKKPPPPSTVSVAEGYLPIESAHSLLAAEHRHQLLDRIWQYTALSHAQFIQLYLNPIHRYAEQVQQLPASETHHHAYLGGILDHGLELVACSLKLRQSYLLPTGAAPEDQAAQTDAWSAGIAYGALLHDIGKIAVDLQVERQDGRLWHPWQGPLDQPYRFRYLKGRDYHLHGAAAGLLYTQILDRSILDWLSGFPSLWASLLYVLAGQYEHAGVLGELVIQADRVSTAQNIGGNPSKALQAPIHSLQHHLISGLRHLVQHELKLNQPGAAGWLTQDALWLVSKTVTDKLRAYLLSQSIEGIPSSNIAVFDELQSHGLVESTPEGKAIWTALVVQGYWQQSFTFLRLQPTLIWGNEDRPEAFSGTVSMAADDHPTDAPASPPPMAVNKKPTQSPSQPDLLAMEDADYLGTLLDMFELADPEATDAPSESALEISSPPSDNPGQAFLNWVKEGILSHKLVINDSKAKIHTVGGSVFLVTPGLFQRYAQEFPGISQGTDQEIEEWRWVQKQFEKLKVHKRRDNGLNIWACQVQGPRKKTTLKGYLIEEPKLLFESIPPDNPFLKIEKY, from the coding sequence ATGCTCAGTTTGTTTCGCCACAAAAGGAAGAAGCCCCCTCCGCCATCGACCGTGAGTGTCGCCGAAGGTTACCTACCCATCGAGTCGGCCCACAGCTTGTTAGCAGCGGAGCACCGCCACCAGTTGCTCGATCGCATCTGGCAGTACACCGCCCTCTCCCACGCGCAGTTCATCCAACTCTATTTAAATCCGATCCATCGCTACGCCGAACAGGTCCAGCAACTCCCGGCCAGCGAGACGCACCACCATGCTTATCTCGGGGGCATTCTCGACCATGGACTGGAGCTGGTCGCTTGCAGTTTGAAACTGCGTCAGTCGTACCTACTGCCCACCGGCGCCGCGCCCGAAGACCAGGCCGCCCAGACCGACGCTTGGTCCGCTGGCATCGCCTATGGCGCCCTGCTGCATGACATCGGCAAGATCGCCGTGGACCTGCAGGTCGAACGCCAGGATGGCCGGCTTTGGCATCCTTGGCAGGGTCCCCTGGATCAGCCCTACCGTTTTCGTTACCTCAAAGGTCGTGACTACCACCTGCACGGTGCCGCCGCAGGCTTGCTCTATACCCAGATTCTCGACCGCTCGATCCTGGACTGGCTCAGTGGATTTCCGTCGCTGTGGGCCAGTCTGCTGTATGTCCTGGCCGGTCAGTATGAACATGCTGGTGTGCTGGGCGAACTGGTGATTCAAGCCGACCGCGTCTCCACCGCGCAGAACATCGGCGGCAACCCAAGCAAGGCGCTGCAAGCGCCGATTCATTCGCTGCAACATCACTTGATCAGCGGACTGCGTCATCTGGTTCAACATGAGCTGAAACTCAACCAACCGGGTGCCGCGGGTTGGTTGACTCAAGACGCACTGTGGCTGGTCAGCAAGACGGTCACGGACAAGCTGCGAGCCTATCTGCTGTCACAATCGATTGAGGGCATTCCCTCATCCAACATCGCAGTGTTCGATGAACTGCAATCTCATGGGCTGGTCGAGTCGACCCCGGAAGGCAAAGCCATCTGGACCGCGCTTGTCGTGCAGGGATACTGGCAGCAGAGCTTCACCTTCCTGCGCCTTCAACCGACGTTGATTTGGGGGAATGAAGACCGGCCTGAGGCTTTCAGCGGAACAGTGAGCATGGCAGCCGATGACCACCCGACTGACGCTCCGGCATCACCACCGCCCATGGCGGTGAATAAAAAACCAACTCAAAGCCCATCGCAGCCAGATCTCTTGGCCATGGAAGATGCCGACTACCTCGGAACGTTACTGGACATGTTCGAATTGGCAGACCCCGAGGCCACTGATGCACCGTCAGAAAGCGCCCTCGAAATATCAAGCCCCCCTTCGGACAACCCTGGCCAGGCATTCTTGAATTGGGTCAAGGAAGGCATCCTGAGCCACAAGCTGGTCATCAATGACAGCAAGGCCAAAATCCACACAGTGGGTGGCAGCGTATTTCTGGTCACGCCTGGTCTCTTCCAACGCTACGCGCAGGAGTTTCCTGGTATCTCACAGGGTACCGATCAAGAGATTGAAGAATGGCGTTGGGTGCAGAAGCAGTTCGAGAAACTGAAGGTCCACAAGAGGCGAGACAACGGTCTGAATATCTGGGCATGCCAAGTGCAAGGCCCAAGGAAGAAAACCACCTTGAAGGGATATCTGATCGAGGAACCGAAGTTACTTTTTGAATCGATACCACCAGATAATCCTTTTCTGAAAATCGAAAAATATTAA